Proteins encoded together in one Leptospira bourretii window:
- a CDS encoding adenylate/guanylate cyclase domain-containing protein produces the protein MSIVTFEDKENFPLKTNKPGATILETALKHEYPLYHLCGGNAKCTTCRVFVTDGLQYLSSRNDREQTLADRKGWPSEIRLACQTEVFGDVTLRRIIKDNKDLKTVTSESKSSKTGEECYAVILFLDIKGFTAFTESSLPYDVVFVLNRFFQEMSEPILNNGGEIDKFIGDGILAFFQIGNKEEAIKNEESFKKAKQETIHSAIRACLRMFDQLKKFNLEMKDRFNFTFDIRIGLHAGNVIYGDIGHSEYKSQTVLGDTVNVASRLEALNKKTNTNFLVSDEIYHLIGPSLSVNKKIITKLRGKSEKMAAYSVIGFKVSDSILRIQKSFDHVLEHNPHWIEAYTEKLKSFVEENLHLHLNSEEFPVHSSEFLSVIESIIEKLGNRNSLKKEISKLTNIYESIGISKKEFPKLVPILISSIRENLPSEWNADLESIWNQVTMDLTIETIES, from the coding sequence ATGTCCATTGTTACCTTCGAAGACAAAGAGAATTTTCCCCTAAAAACAAACAAACCGGGAGCCACTATCCTGGAAACTGCCCTAAAACATGAATATCCCCTCTACCATCTTTGCGGAGGAAATGCCAAATGTACAACTTGCCGTGTTTTTGTGACAGATGGACTTCAGTATCTTAGTTCTCGAAACGATAGAGAACAAACTCTCGCAGATAGAAAAGGTTGGCCCTCTGAGATCAGGCTTGCCTGCCAAACGGAAGTGTTTGGAGATGTTACGCTGCGTAGGATCATAAAAGATAATAAAGATTTAAAAACGGTTACAAGCGAATCCAAATCTTCCAAAACAGGAGAAGAATGTTATGCGGTGATTCTTTTTCTTGATATCAAAGGATTTACAGCTTTTACCGAATCTAGTTTGCCTTATGATGTTGTTTTTGTTCTAAACCGTTTCTTTCAGGAAATGAGTGAACCAATCCTCAACAATGGAGGAGAAATTGATAAATTCATTGGAGATGGAATTTTAGCTTTTTTCCAGATTGGAAACAAAGAAGAGGCTATAAAAAACGAAGAAAGTTTCAAAAAAGCAAAACAAGAAACCATTCATTCCGCAATCCGTGCTTGCCTTCGTATGTTTGATCAATTGAAAAAATTCAATTTAGAAATGAAAGATAGGTTTAATTTTACCTTTGACATTCGCATTGGACTCCATGCAGGAAATGTCATTTACGGAGACATCGGCCACTCCGAGTACAAAAGCCAAACAGTGCTTGGGGATACTGTGAATGTGGCAAGTCGTTTGGAAGCACTAAACAAAAAAACAAATACAAACTTTTTAGTCTCCGATGAAATTTATCATTTAATCGGCCCTTCTCTTTCTGTGAATAAAAAGATCATCACAAAACTTCGAGGTAAGTCAGAAAAAATGGCAGCCTATTCGGTGATTGGTTTTAAAGTTTCGGATTCGATCCTCCGCATCCAAAAATCATTTGATCATGTTTTAGAACACAATCCACATTGGATAGAAGCCTATACAGAAAAACTAAAAAGTTTTGTCGAAGAAAACTTACATCTTCATTTAAACTCAGAAGAATTCCCTGTTCATTCTTCTGAGTTTTTATCGGTAATTGAGTCGATTATTGAAAAATTAGGAAATCGAAATTCTTTAAAAAAAGAAATATCCAAACTAACAAACATTTATGAGTCCATTGGTATCTCTAAAAAAGAATTTCCGAAACTAGTACCAATCCTTATTTCTTCCATTCGCGAAAATCTTCCTTCAGAATGGAATGCCGATTTAGAATCAATCTGGAATCAAGTCACAATGGATCTCACCATCGAAACAATTGAATCGTAA
- a CDS encoding alpha/beta fold hydrolase produces the protein MKTNYHKMILFFPFFFPYFLWGKDLTPELTTKTFYFQTNEGQVAYTKEGKGKLNIILLPGIGDRKESYIDLAKILAKENSVYRFDLRGLGESDSSFSSYGPKETAEDILAFIREKDLRDVYIIANSMTAASAVYIRSKEKTRVLGLALSGPFVRDKEPISFGMKALIHLAFRGPWGPSAWVSFYETLFPVHPPQDLKERSETLKMNLKEEGRMAAVRSMLLAPKTECEENLPQASGNVLVVMGSKDPDFDFPKEEAEWIANTLDGSVKIYEDVGHYPFVEEPSRFASDVKLLWQKK, from the coding sequence ATGAAAACTAACTACCACAAAATGATTTTATTTTTCCCATTTTTTTTCCCTTACTTTCTTTGGGGAAAAGATCTAACACCGGAGCTTACGACAAAAACTTTTTATTTTCAGACAAATGAAGGCCAAGTTGCTTACACAAAAGAAGGTAAGGGCAAACTCAATATAATTTTACTTCCAGGGATTGGGGACAGGAAGGAAAGTTATATCGACCTTGCGAAGATTCTTGCCAAAGAGAATTCTGTGTATCGTTTTGATTTACGAGGACTTGGAGAATCGGATTCCAGTTTTTCTTCCTATGGACCTAAAGAAACAGCAGAAGATATTTTGGCATTTATCCGGGAGAAGGATTTACGAGATGTCTATATCATTGCAAATTCGATGACCGCAGCATCGGCTGTGTACATTCGTTCGAAAGAAAAAACTAGGGTTTTGGGTTTGGCTCTTTCTGGCCCTTTCGTTCGAGATAAAGAACCAATCTCTTTCGGAATGAAGGCCCTCATCCATCTTGCCTTCCGCGGACCTTGGGGACCTAGTGCCTGGGTTTCTTTTTACGAAACTTTATTTCCAGTCCATCCTCCCCAAGATCTGAAAGAAAGATCTGAAACATTAAAAATGAATCTAAAAGAAGAAGGTCGTATGGCAGCTGTTAGATCCATGTTACTTGCCCCCAAAACGGAATGTGAGGAAAACTTACCACAGGCATCAGGCAATGTCCTTGTGGTGATGGGTTCAAAAGATCCCGATTTTGATTTCCCCAAAGAAGAAGCCGAATGGATCGCCAATACTTTGGATGGATCAGTCAAAATTTATGAAGACGTTGGTCATTATCCTTTTGTGGAAGAACCTTCTCGATTTGCATCCGATGTAAAACTGTTATGGCAAAAAAAATAA
- a CDS encoding TetR/AcrR family transcriptional regulator — MAKKIKHKPGRPKKGQTQITREFVLDSAWNLVMDQGLSEFRLVGLAENLGIRTPSLYNHIRDLEDLRREMKRRSLQILGDRLSLKSKTSGGGSERISEFLNTYRGFAKTHPHVYPLTIESTESDPELKPLGDRILEICMEVFRFQSLDETAVHRIRILRSLLHGFIVLEEAGGFGRKESIEDSFKKITESLESGRLW; from the coding sequence ATGGCAAAAAAAATAAAACACAAACCAGGTAGACCCAAAAAAGGCCAAACACAAATCACAAGAGAATTTGTTTTGGATTCAGCCTGGAACTTGGTGATGGACCAGGGACTTTCGGAATTTCGTCTGGTAGGACTTGCCGAAAATTTAGGAATCCGTACGCCCTCACTTTACAACCACATCCGCGATTTAGAAGATCTGCGTAGGGAAATGAAAAGAAGATCCTTGCAAATATTAGGTGATAGGCTTTCCCTGAAGTCCAAAACTTCGGGCGGTGGATCCGAACGAATTTCCGAATTTTTAAATACTTACAGAGGTTTTGCGAAGACTCACCCCCATGTTTACCCCTTAACCATTGAATCGACAGAGTCCGACCCAGAATTAAAACCCTTGGGCGACCGGATTTTGGAAATTTGTATGGAAGTCTTTCGGTTCCAATCCTTGGATGAAACCGCAGTCCATAGGATTCGAATTTTACGTTCTCTCTTACACGGGTTTATTGTTTTAGAAGAAGCCGGTGGGTTTGGCCGGAAAGAATCCATCGAGGATAGTTTTAAGAAAATAACAGAATCATTGGAATCTGGTAGACTCTGGTAA
- the thrS gene encoding threonine--tRNA ligase, which translates to MAALTITLPDGSSKELESGKSFSDFIQAQLPFLKEKALAVVLSDGRTVDLSYIPTTNTTVKFLTFDDTEGKEVFHHSSAHLLGMAVQRLWPEARLTVGPVIENGPGFFFYDIDFGTIILTPEDLPKIEAEMAKIVKEDLVVKRWELSKEEAIEKFKKENEPYKVELIQGFDSASVSLYGQGEWYDLCRGPHVARTGQLKAFKLTAISGAYWKGDSKNKQLTRIYGVSFPTKKQLDEYIFLIEEAKKRDHRKLGKELDLFSFQDEAPGFPFWHPKGTVLWNTLASYIREECFRRGYQEIKTPAILNSSLWKKSGHWDNFKENMYFTDIDESEFAVKPMNCPGCCLIYKYHMHSYRELPLRFMELGNVHRHEMSGVLHGLFRVRAFTQDDAHIYAPLEKVESEVEDIIDFTFDVYKKFGFTEFKTFIATRPEKSQGSDEDWNLATQALHDALKKKGIEYGIKEGDGAFYGPKIEFNIKDSLGRLWQCGTVQIDFSMPSRFELDFTASDGKKHAPVMIHRAIYGSLERFIGILIEHFEGKFPLWLNPTQLRVLTVAEVHNDYAKEVYQDLVMQGFRVEIDLRNEKIGSKIRDSILKRSSYTLILGDKEKESGSISFRKMGEEKTETVSRDGFLSLLKGDL; encoded by the coding sequence ATGGCAGCACTTACAATCACACTACCAGATGGAAGTTCCAAGGAACTAGAATCGGGTAAATCCTTTTCTGATTTCATCCAAGCCCAACTGCCTTTCTTGAAAGAGAAAGCTTTAGCCGTTGTTTTGTCCGATGGTCGCACAGTTGACCTTTCCTATATCCCTACGACGAACACTACAGTAAAGTTTCTCACCTTTGATGACACAGAAGGAAAAGAAGTTTTCCACCATTCTTCTGCCCACTTACTCGGTATGGCTGTCCAAAGGCTTTGGCCAGAGGCTCGCCTGACTGTTGGTCCAGTGATTGAAAATGGTCCTGGATTTTTCTTTTATGATATTGATTTTGGAACCATCATTTTAACCCCTGAGGACCTTCCAAAAATCGAAGCAGAAATGGCAAAGATAGTCAAAGAAGATCTCGTTGTCAAACGTTGGGAACTTTCCAAAGAAGAAGCCATTGAAAAATTTAAAAAAGAAAACGAACCTTATAAAGTAGAACTCATCCAAGGATTCGATTCCGCATCTGTTTCGTTATACGGACAAGGGGAATGGTATGACCTTTGTCGGGGACCTCACGTGGCCCGTACTGGTCAACTCAAAGCTTTCAAACTCACTGCCATTTCTGGTGCGTATTGGAAAGGGGACTCCAAAAACAAACAGCTCACTCGTATTTATGGTGTGTCTTTTCCCACCAAAAAACAGTTAGACGAATATATCTTCCTCATCGAAGAAGCTAAAAAAAGAGACCATAGAAAACTGGGAAAAGAATTGGATCTTTTTAGTTTCCAAGACGAAGCTCCTGGATTTCCTTTTTGGCATCCAAAGGGAACTGTTCTTTGGAACACTCTTGCTTCTTACATTCGGGAAGAATGTTTTAGACGTGGGTACCAAGAGATTAAAACTCCTGCGATTTTAAATTCCTCTCTTTGGAAAAAGTCAGGCCACTGGGATAATTTTAAAGAGAACATGTATTTCACAGACATCGATGAAAGTGAATTTGCAGTAAAACCCATGAACTGTCCTGGGTGTTGTTTGATTTACAAATACCATATGCACTCGTACAGAGAACTTCCTCTTCGGTTTATGGAACTTGGGAATGTACATCGCCATGAAATGTCGGGAGTTCTTCATGGACTTTTTCGTGTAAGGGCCTTCACACAAGACGATGCGCATATCTATGCACCACTCGAAAAAGTAGAATCAGAAGTCGAAGACATCATTGACTTTACATTTGATGTGTATAAAAAATTTGGATTTACTGAATTCAAAACTTTTATTGCGACAAGGCCAGAAAAGTCACAAGGAAGTGATGAAGATTGGAATCTCGCCACACAAGCATTACACGATGCATTGAAGAAAAAAGGAATCGAATACGGAATCAAAGAAGGTGACGGCGCTTTTTACGGTCCTAAAATCGAATTCAATATTAAAGATTCACTTGGAAGGTTATGGCAATGCGGAACCGTACAAATTGACTTTTCTATGCCGAGTCGTTTTGAACTCGACTTCACTGCATCGGATGGAAAAAAACATGCACCAGTGATGATCCACAGAGCCATCTACGGATCTTTGGAAAGGTTCATTGGAATCCTCATCGAACACTTCGAAGGGAAATTCCCACTTTGGTTAAATCCGACACAACTTCGTGTCTTAACTGTGGCAGAAGTACACAATGATTATGCAAAAGAAGTATATCAAGATTTGGTAATGCAAGGTTTCCGTGTCGAGATCGACCTTCGTAATGAAAAGATTGGAAGTAAAATTAGGGATTCCATCCTAAAACGAAGCAGTTACACTTTGATTTTAGGTGATAAAGAAAAAGAATCAGGTTCTATCTCCTTCCGAAAGATGGGAGAAGAGAAAACAGAAACAGTTTCTCGAGATGGATTTTTATCTTTATTGAAGGGTGATCTTTAA
- the infC gene encoding translation initiation factor IF-3, whose protein sequence is MQKRPNPRGNPNQDKFAHIRINEQITNVASIRLVSDEGSDIVTLEEALKRAKEANLDLVEVSGDQDVHVCKLIDFGKYKFELLKKTKEAKKKQHVVTVKEIKIRPRIDNHDFEIKKRHALEFLQKGDKVKVTLRFRGREMVHSEIGMNIVNRFVEDLKEHASPEKMPVHDGKTIVVVMNPISEKPKG, encoded by the coding sequence ATGCAGAAACGGCCCAACCCTAGAGGGAACCCAAACCAAGATAAATTCGCCCACATCAGAATTAACGAACAAATTACCAATGTAGCATCGATCCGACTCGTCTCTGACGAAGGGTCTGACATCGTTACTCTGGAAGAAGCTCTGAAAAGAGCTAAGGAAGCTAACCTTGATTTGGTGGAAGTCTCGGGAGACCAAGATGTTCACGTCTGTAAGTTGATCGATTTTGGAAAATACAAATTCGAACTTCTTAAAAAAACGAAAGAAGCGAAAAAGAAACAACACGTTGTCACGGTGAAAGAAATTAAAATCCGCCCGCGGATTGATAACCATGACTTCGAGATTAAGAAGCGTCATGCTTTAGAATTCTTGCAAAAGGGTGATAAAGTAAAAGTGACTCTTCGATTCCGAGGCAGAGAGATGGTTCACTCTGAAATTGGAATGAATATTGTTAACCGGTTTGTCGAGGACCTAAAAGAGCATGCCTCTCCCGAAAAAATGCCGGTACACGACGGAAAGACGATAGTGGTCGTGATGAACCCAATTAGTGAGAAACCTAAAGGATAA
- the rpmI gene encoding 50S ribosomal protein L35, with product MYKLKTNRAAAKRFKFTKSGKIKRGCAFRRHILEKKSPKMKHQSRGMHLIHETDYNRVEKLLPYGG from the coding sequence ATGTATAAGCTGAAGACAAATAGGGCAGCAGCCAAACGTTTTAAGTTTACCAAGTCTGGTAAAATTAAACGCGGTTGTGCGTTCCGACGACATATCTTAGAGAAAAAATCTCCTAAGATGAAACACCAAAGCCGTGGAATGCACCTCATCCACGAAACCGATTATAACCGTGTAGAAAAACTTCTACCTTACGGAGGTTAA
- the rplT gene encoding 50S ribosomal protein L20, whose protein sequence is MPRAVNGTIHKNRRKKVLAKAKGFRGGRSKLFRTAKSAVMKAGQWAYRDRRKKKSEFRKLWITRINAAVRENGMSYSKFIHALKTHGINLDRKTLADLAYNHKEVFNAIVEKTKVAK, encoded by the coding sequence ATGCCACGCGCAGTCAACGGAACCATCCATAAGAATCGTAGAAAAAAAGTTCTCGCTAAAGCAAAAGGTTTTAGAGGCGGACGTTCTAAACTTTTCAGAACAGCAAAATCTGCTGTGATGAAAGCTGGTCAATGGGCATACCGTGACCGTAGAAAGAAAAAGTCCGAATTCCGTAAACTTTGGATTACGAGAATCAATGCTGCAGTAAGAGAAAATGGAATGTCTTATTCAAAATTCATCCATGCACTCAAAACACACGGAATCAACTTAGATCGTAAAACTTTGGCTGACCTTGCTTACAACCACAAAGAAGTATTCAACGCCATCGTAGAAAAAACCAAAGTCGCTAAGTAA
- a CDS encoding cell division protein ZapA: protein MAESAPKSQKITKQIFGETYTIVGEASSGYISEVADYVESRLNDLSKALPAASKTKLAVLCALNLADELFQMRDVSAKAKENPELEERTKKIISLLEEGIIGDHF, encoded by the coding sequence ATGGCAGAGTCTGCCCCAAAGTCACAGAAAATCACCAAACAGATCTTTGGTGAAACTTATACCATTGTAGGTGAGGCTTCCTCGGGGTATATATCTGAGGTGGCTGATTACGTAGAATCTCGTTTGAATGATTTGTCGAAGGCTCTTCCTGCGGCATCCAAAACAAAATTAGCAGTGCTTTGTGCTCTCAATTTAGCAGATGAACTATTTCAAATGAGAGATGTCTCCGCAAAGGCAAAAGAAAATCCCGAACTAGAAGAACGAACAAAGAAGATCATTTCTCTATTAGAAGAGGGGATCATTGGGGATCATTTTTGA
- a CDS encoding 5-formyltetrahydrofolate cyclo-ligase, with protein MNPISKEDARNILKKNLPNLPEREDHEAAILKRLYPLLQGKSKIITYAPDLRYEVDVLPIIESCPLPRPTGFIEARHSAKWFFPRMDAEKKLRFLRPYSFEKNAMGLFEPIGDEEISVEDADLILVPALGFNEKGYRLGRGGGYYDRILNSESLQKKTVGLSFSKLFPVPFVAENHDLKIGKMITETQIHSFLD; from the coding sequence TTGAATCCAATTTCTAAAGAAGATGCTAGGAACATTCTAAAAAAAAACCTTCCGAACCTTCCGGAACGGGAAGACCATGAAGCGGCCATCTTAAAACGATTGTACCCGCTTTTGCAAGGTAAATCAAAAATCATCACATATGCACCAGACCTTCGGTACGAAGTGGACGTACTTCCAATCATCGAGTCCTGTCCTCTCCCGAGGCCCACAGGGTTTATCGAAGCCAGACATTCTGCCAAATGGTTCTTTCCTCGGATGGATGCAGAAAAAAAACTACGGTTCCTTCGTCCCTATTCCTTTGAAAAGAATGCAATGGGACTTTTTGAGCCTATTGGAGATGAGGAGATCTCCGTAGAGGATGCCGATTTGATTCTTGTGCCAGCCCTTGGATTCAATGAAAAAGGATACCGGTTGGGACGAGGAGGTGGGTATTATGATCGCATTTTAAATTCAGAATCTCTCCAAAAGAAAACAGTAGGACTTAGTTTTTCTAAACTTTTTCCCGTCCCATTTGTTGCAGAGAATCACGATTTAAAAATAGGAAAAATGATTACGGAAACTCAGATTCATTCGTTTTTAGATTGA
- a CDS encoding chemotaxis protein CheW, whose amino-acid sequence MDQETLLTSLAEKTKMEQESDLGDLEQFLTFTIDKEFFGIRLLLVHEILKPVLITRIPNVDDYILGVINLRGEIIPIVDLKKRFHGADSEIFPISRIIVIMLDEKRIGVLVDEVKQVVKIQKDFISYTTDDLSLNYSKMVESVSRYEDHLILNLDLEQIVDFVSSAK is encoded by the coding sequence ATGGACCAAGAAACATTACTCACATCCCTGGCGGAAAAAACCAAAATGGAACAAGAGTCCGATCTGGGAGACTTGGAACAGTTCCTTACGTTTACCATTGATAAAGAATTTTTCGGAATTCGTTTACTCTTGGTACATGAAATTTTAAAACCAGTTTTAATCACTCGGATTCCCAATGTAGATGATTACATTTTAGGTGTGATCAACCTCCGCGGAGAGATCATTCCCATTGTGGATTTGAAAAAAAGATTCCATGGCGCCGATTCTGAAATTTTTCCAATTTCAAGAATCATCGTCATCATGTTAGATGAAAAAAGAATCGGTGTCCTCGTTGATGAGGTCAAACAAGTTGTCAAAATCCAAAAAGATTTTATCAGTTATACAACGGATGACTTGTCGTTAAACTATAGTAAGATGGTTGAGTCGGTATCTAGATACGAAGACCATTTGATTTTGAATTTGGATTTGGAACAAATTGTTGATTTTGTTTCATCCGCAAAGTAA
- a CDS encoding chemotaxis protein CheW encodes MAGILGEYTEVFLEESEDQIEELNSNLVKLEKDHENPEIINDIFRAAHSLKSSSAFVGLYNLSDLAHTMENLLQKIREGSLEINVKLVNLLFECFDLIKQVIEGVANGVKVETPFTDMIKKLQDYEASPTQSGSGTTKSSETKTSKESALSSITLNEEEISEIRQSLKEDNDLTAFSVQLKLKDETPMQNLRLLLILQSVKQSGVIIKCNPSEDALDNGQGSFALSFVTVTRLNRQELHVQCNIDMVDTLSVEEIKLPETEMEALEKKTDASNISSTNTMSTHSDSEEKQVTKGSANFEKAVTDSKVVMRTIKVSSDKLDQLMNNVGELVITNSGFQKIYDDLVAQFGEDSLFNELKGKIDQINRISKDLQTGIMNIRMVPIGSVFNRFTRLIRDLSLETGKQVNLVLRGENTELDKKVIDAIGEPLIHLIRNSVDHGIESPSERRAAGKPEEGTVELNAYQGGSNILVEIRDDGKGLNKDKILKKAIERGLVNDTDAQNLSESDIFQFIFAPGFSTADKISDISGRGVGMNVVNKLIEEFKGKILIHSEEGKGSSFTLSFPQALAIIPSILVIMEEEVYAFPLSEVSETIKVNLDQITTLEGHEIINLRGEVLPIYRLNRILGLADKQDMVEVPVVIVNYKTRKLGFMVDDLIGKHETVIKSLGKNFKDIQGLTGATIMGDGTIILVLDIPGLVEIAADKVDWSDKLVAGEMMKRASTIRSLEMSDSEFMFKSNHPTNRYNAKLIELRAKDKSRVKKDKHKIEKHVIVPKEEVFAEEPVTNLKITTEVIKTETEVNGDSGESSKSATATLVIDHKTDEIHRLADVAKIENVKLTEREQAAEIIKGFVEQKEERLNQVAALNSEAINEIMSSKDIKKLENIVNTGMMNAGVVLSQLVGKEVELFIPEIKLTDREGLAKEFRYSMDQFFGMKIRMTGDLNGNLLMMFSEENGSEIAKELLGSEDAKYAEGSLHKLSEDMVSVLSEISNIVCSSVMNSLSNKLKKEILPSVPEMITGSFMDVIDIVKPERTKFLSMHTEFNHQGSNLIGVLVFLPDFDELVDLIHKS; translated from the coding sequence TTGGCTGGAATTTTAGGCGAATACACAGAAGTTTTCCTGGAAGAATCTGAGGACCAAATTGAGGAATTAAATTCCAATTTGGTAAAACTCGAAAAAGACCATGAAAACCCAGAAATCATCAATGACATCTTTCGTGCGGCACACTCTTTAAAAAGTTCTTCTGCCTTTGTCGGTTTATACAATTTATCCGACTTAGCCCATACGATGGAAAACCTTCTCCAAAAAATTCGAGAAGGTAGTTTAGAAATCAACGTTAAACTTGTTAATTTACTTTTTGAATGTTTTGATTTGATCAAACAAGTCATCGAAGGTGTTGCTAACGGTGTAAAGGTGGAAACACCTTTTACAGACATGATTAAAAAACTTCAGGACTATGAAGCCTCACCAACTCAATCTGGTTCCGGTACTACCAAATCCAGTGAGACCAAAACATCGAAAGAAAGTGCTTTATCATCGATCACCTTAAATGAGGAAGAAATTTCTGAAATCCGTCAGTCCCTAAAAGAGGACAATGATTTAACTGCATTTTCTGTTCAGTTAAAATTAAAAGACGAAACACCAATGCAAAATTTGAGACTTCTTTTGATTTTGCAATCGGTGAAACAATCAGGTGTCATCATTAAATGTAATCCGTCAGAAGATGCATTGGACAATGGCCAAGGAAGTTTTGCACTTTCCTTTGTCACTGTCACCAGACTGAACAGGCAGGAATTACATGTTCAGTGTAACATCGATATGGTGGATACACTTTCTGTGGAAGAAATTAAACTTCCCGAAACAGAAATGGAAGCTCTTGAAAAAAAGACGGACGCCTCTAATATTTCATCCACAAACACAATGTCCACACATTCTGATTCAGAAGAAAAACAGGTAACAAAAGGATCTGCTAACTTTGAAAAGGCGGTCACAGATTCTAAAGTTGTGATGAGAACCATTAAGGTATCTTCTGACAAACTAGACCAGCTCATGAATAACGTGGGGGAACTTGTTATTACCAATTCTGGATTCCAAAAAATCTATGATGATTTAGTGGCGCAATTCGGTGAAGATTCATTATTCAATGAACTCAAAGGGAAAATAGACCAAATCAACCGAATTTCCAAAGACCTACAAACCGGAATTATGAATATCCGAATGGTTCCGATTGGATCTGTATTCAACAGGTTCACAAGACTCATTCGCGATCTTTCTTTGGAAACAGGAAAACAAGTAAACCTTGTACTTCGTGGCGAAAACACAGAACTCGATAAAAAAGTAATCGATGCCATTGGAGAACCACTCATCCACCTCATTCGTAATTCAGTCGATCACGGAATTGAGTCTCCTTCTGAAAGACGAGCGGCCGGCAAACCCGAAGAAGGAACTGTGGAGCTAAATGCCTACCAAGGTGGATCCAATATCCTTGTCGAAATCCGGGATGATGGAAAAGGATTAAACAAAGATAAGATTCTAAAAAAAGCCATCGAACGTGGACTTGTAAACGATACCGATGCACAGAATCTTTCTGAGTCCGATATCTTTCAGTTTATCTTTGCGCCTGGTTTTTCTACGGCTGATAAAATCTCTGATATTTCTGGTCGTGGTGTGGGGATGAACGTAGTCAATAAACTCATTGAAGAGTTTAAAGGTAAAATTCTCATCCATTCCGAAGAAGGGAAGGGATCTTCCTTCACCTTATCTTTCCCACAAGCACTTGCCATCATTCCATCTATCCTTGTGATTATGGAAGAAGAAGTCTATGCTTTCCCCCTTTCCGAAGTTTCCGAAACCATCAAGGTCAACTTGGACCAAATCACTACTTTGGAAGGTCACGAAATCATCAACTTACGAGGGGAAGTTCTCCCCATCTATCGTTTGAATCGTATCCTTGGCCTTGCTGATAAACAAGATATGGTGGAAGTTCCTGTAGTCATCGTGAATTACAAAACCAGAAAACTTGGTTTTATGGTCGATGATTTGATTGGAAAACATGAAACAGTCATCAAGTCTCTCGGTAAAAACTTCAAAGACATCCAAGGTCTAACAGGTGCCACCATTATGGGAGATGGAACCATTATCCTTGTTTTGGACATCCCTGGTCTTGTGGAAATTGCCGCAGATAAAGTGGACTGGTCTGACAAGTTGGTTGCTGGTGAGATGATGAAGAGGGCCTCTACCATTCGTTCTTTGGAGATGTCTGATTCTGAGTTTATGTTCAAATCCAATCACCCAACAAACCGCTATAATGCGAAGTTGATTGAATTACGTGCCAAAGACAAATCACGAGTTAAAAAAGATAAACATAAAATAGAAAAACACGTGATTGTGCCGAAAGAAGAAGTGTTTGCGGAAGAACCTGTTACCAATCTGAAAATCACGACTGAGGTGATCAAAACAGAAACAGAAGTGAATGGAGATTCTGGTGAATCTTCTAAATCGGCAACAGCAACACTTGTGATCGATCACAAAACGGACGAAATCCATCGTTTGGCTGATGTTGCAAAAATAGAAAATGTTAAGTTAACCGAAAGAGAACAAGCCGCAGAAATCATCAAAGGATTTGTGGAACAAAAAGAAGAACGTTTGAACCAAGTGGCTGCTTTGAACTCCGAAGCGATTAATGAGATCATGTCTTCCAAAGATATCAAAAAGCTGGAAAATATTGTGAATACTGGTATGATGAATGCCGGCGTCGTACTCTCTCAGTTAGTTGGTAAAGAAGTAGAACTTTTTATTCCGGAAATCAAACTGACCGATAGAGAAGGGTTGGCGAAAGAATTCCGATATTCTATGGATCAGTTTTTTGGAATGAAAATTCGTATGACAGGGGATCTCAACGGAAACCTTCTTATGATGTTTTCTGAAGAAAATGGATCGGAGATTGCAAAAGAGTTGCTTGGGTCAGAAGATGCCAAGTATGCCGAGGGTAGCCTTCATAAACTATCTGAGGATATGGTTTCTGTTTTATCAGAAATCTCCAATATCGTTTGTTCCAGCGTCATGAACTCTCTTTCGAATAAACTGAAAAAAGAAATTTTACCTTCAGTTCCAGAGATGATCACCGGAAGTTTTATGGATGTGATCGACATCGTAAAACCGGAACGAACAAAATTTTTGTCCATGCATACGGAATTTAATCACCAAGGTAGCAACCTAATCGGTGTTTTGGTATTCTTACCAGATTTTGATGAGCTGGTAGATTTGATTCATAAATCATGA